CCTGTTCTGGCATTGAAGTGTAGGCCTTCAGCACATATGACTAAGACAGCTTTTTCACCTTCGCAGCGCCAGTATTTGTCACAAGCGGTCTCATGGGCCCACGGGAGGATGTTGCAGGCATCGGAGCATTTGCTGTGGTCCGGTTCGGTTTCGCCTCCGTTACCATTGTCTTCACCACCGTCCTCTCCGCTGTCACCACCGTTCTCTCCGCTGTTGTTACCGTTGTCACCACCGTTCTCTCCGCTGTTGCTACCGCTGTCACCACCGTTCTCTCCGCTGTTGCTACCGTTGTCACCACCGTTCTCTCCGCTGTTGCTACCGCTGTCACCACCGTTCTCTCCGCTGTTGCTACCGTTGTCACCACCGTTCTCTCCGCTGTTGCTACCGTTGTCACCACCGTTCTCTCCGCTATTGCTACCGTTGTCACCACCGTTCTCTCCGCTGTTGCTACCGTTGTCACCACCGTTCTCTCCGCTGTTGCTACCGTTATCACCACCATTCTCTCCGCTGTTGCTACCATTGTCACCACCGTTCTCTCCGCTATCAACACCGCTGTCCCCTCCGTTTTCACCACTGTTGTTTCCTCCGTTGTCACCTCCGTTATCGCCTCCATGGTCACCACCATCTTCACCACTATTTTCACCGCTGTTGTCACCGCCGTTGTCACCACCATCTTCACCGCTGTTGGCTTCGCATCCAGCGTTGGCTGGCCAATCGCAGACCTAAGAAGAAGCAAACAGTTCTTATAAACACGATAGTTACTTAAGTGTATTATATCCTCTGTCACCTTAGAACAAGTTTCTCCTGTAAATATTTTGATAAGTgtgtaataaaatgttttattattattgtatgtcgtttctatatgtcgggcctatggagtcctggACTTTGGAAGGCGTGGGTGGTGCCGAAGCCGAATACCAAACTAAAACGATGCCGCACGgggctttaagaattttgaaataaaggcTATGAATAACAAAGTGAAACTTAATAATACTAATATACTTATCATAAAAACATTctagaatatatataaaaaatcacaCGAAACTTCATTTGGATCTTCTCAGCCGTAATTATACTCTCTCACACTGGGTGGGGTGGGTATTTTCTAAGAACTATCTCCTCGCGGTCCACAATGGGTAACGGCCAGCCGGTTAAACGTTCTCGACAGCTCTGGACTGGAATGGACTGTTCCTTGACTACATCATGGATCTCCATCTCACTGCCTATATATTATACTTCGGCGGTGACAAGAACTTGTGCgcatataataagtatttttccaAATTTATGTCTTCAGATTTATTTGAATgcaactacataaaaaaaattggtCGATACTTACTTGGATTTTGGGGTTGAAGTGCAGTCCAGCGGGGCATTTCTGTTCTACCTTCTCTCCGAAGACACAGGTGTAGAAGCGACCGCAGTCAGATTCGTGAGGCAGAAGCTGGTGAACGTCGAAGTCAGCTGGACATCCGTTGTCCAGATTTCCTCCGTTATCACCATTACCGTTTCCATTATCACCGTCGCCGTTTCCGTTATCACCATCACCGTTTCCATTATCACCGTCGCCGTTGCCGTTGTCACCATCACCGTTTCCGTCGCCACCATTATCACCATCACCGTTACCAGATTCACATCCAGCAACTGAAGGCCAATCACAGACCTGGAAAATGAGAATTAGtttattatagacagcgatacggctcaccatctatcacgttcgtgtaacagaaaggtcggttaggcgtgggcacttagttcatcttgcgatggatgtacctctgactaccccaactgagatatagtcgttagcttattTATGTTGTGACTTGTGCATTAGCTTCTTCACAATTTGTGTATGTGTAAATAGTGGAATATAATGGTTTATTAATTTtttgtcataaaaataaaacaaaaaataaagcgCTTCAATTCAGGGAAAATATAACTCTTTCGAAACTAAGTACTTGTGTTGTTATTTGCTAAAGATAGGCATTCTGGTATAGGAATAATAGTGATTATGTTGGTACTTACTTGGATTTTGGGGTTGAAGTGAAGTCCAGCGGGGCATTTCTGTTCTACCTTCTCTCCGAAGACACAGGTGTAGAAGCGACCGCAGTCAGTTTCGTGGGGCAGAAGCTGGTGAACGTCGAAGTCAGCTGGGCATCCGTTGTCCAGATTTCCTCCGTTATCACCATCACCGTTTCCGTTGTCACCATCACCATCACCGTTTCCGTTGTCACCATCACCGTTTCCGTCGCCACCATTATCACCATTACCGTTACCAGATTCACATCCAGCAACAGAAGGCCAATCGCAGACCTGGAAATATATAAATCAGTTTCTTAAATTCCTcacaattaagtaagtaagtataatgtttattttccataaaaatacagaaaatattggtacaataaaaacccgtTTACTGACCCGTGCTtaggaaaactcacaaagataaaatatcgaCACTGAGTCAgacatatttgatttattttcctCATAGTGAAATCTAGTCTGCTAGTGGTTCTACTTTaagccatattttttttttgttaatcttTTTAGACGTCATATGTTGAGATAAAGCGATTCAATTGAAGAAGTTTCATTTTtggtgtgacttattgtagaattgccgcaaatggtattgactacttggccggaaatcaATTTAGGAAGAAAGTTAACTTCGTCGTAACGAAATATGTTAGTATTTTCTGATGGTAGGCTCTCTGAATCATGGTTGGAACTTACTTGGATTTTGGGGTTGAAGTGAAGTCCAGCGGGGCAATTCTGTACCACCTTCTCTCCGAAGACGCAGGTGTAAAAGCGACCGCAGTCATATTCGTGTGGAAGAAGCTGGTGAACGCTGAAGTCAGTTGGGCAGCCATTTTCCAGAGTACCGTTACCATTTCCATTTCCATCACCACCATTGTCGCCACCATTCTCTCCGCTGTCACCACCGTTGTCTCCTCCATTGTCACCACCGTTCTCTCCGCTGTTGCTACCGTTGTTACCACCATCCTCTCCGCTGTTGCTACCGTTGTTACCACCATCCTCTCCGCTGTTGCTACCGCTGCTACCACCATCCTCTCCGCTGTTGCCACCGCTGCTACCACCATCCTCTCCGCTGTTGCTACCGCTGCTACCACCATCCTCTCCGCTGTTGCTACCGCTGCTACCACTATCCTCTCCGCTGTTGCTACCGTTGTTACCACCGTTCTCTCCGCTGTTGCTGCCGTTGTCACCACCGTTTTCTCCGCTATCTACACCACTGTCGCCTCCGTTGTCACCACTGTTGTCGCCACCGTTATCACCACTGCCATTTCCGTCACCAGATTCACATCCAGCATTGTCAGGCCAGTCGCAAACCTGTAAATATAAAACGTTATAGCATCAAATGGATTGAAATAGTTATTTTGTAACATTTATAACCAgtgttgtttatgttttagtTGACACTTACTTGGATTTTGGGGTTGAAGTGAAGTCCAGCGGGGCAAATTTGTTCTACTTTCTTTCCGAATACGCAGGTGTAGAAGCGACCGCAGTCATATTCATGTGGCAGAAGTTGGTGAACGTCGAAATCGGCTGGGCATCCGTTATCCAAGTGGCCTCCGTTATCACCGTTTCCGTTTCCGTCACCGCTGTTATCACCATCACCGTTTCCGTCACCACCGTTATCGCCATCGCCATTTCCGTCACCACCGTTGTCACCACCACCGTTGCCAGATTCACATCCAGCAGCAGAAGGCCAGTCGCAAACCTAgaaaaatgtatgtaattaGAATACAATGAAGTGCAAGATTACTTTAGTaacacacaaaaatcactctgtgatccctagtttggttaggacattacaggctgatcacctgattgtccgaaagtaagacgatccgtacttcagaaggcacgttaagccgttggtcccggttactatttactgatgtaagtacgtaatcgttaaatgagccatgtcaggggcttctggcggctcaatagtaaccctgacaccagggttgatgggattggtaatccagctcacaacccacactatagaagaagattgcaacatattatacatcgaTGCATGCAAGTctcaatattaatattatttatttatttataactaaacAGCAGTGTTCTGCTATATTTTTTGAACAGTTTGGCTACATGAATGAGTCTCTATTAATAGTAGAATACTTTAGGAGACAGTATATGAGATATCTCGTTTAAGCAGcgttttaaatttacttttatttgaatGAGACGATTGGAGTTTAAACGCTTAGCTGATAAATTACTTGGTACCTACGTAGGATTCGTAAGATTAAGTGGGCGAGGGATTGAAACCTCTGAAACTTTTTATTAGGATCTTGAtttattagttacttacttGGATTTTGGGGTTGAAGTGAAGTCCAGCGGGGCAATTCTGTTCTACCTTCTTTCCAAAGACACAGTTGTAGAAGCGACCGCAGTCAGATTCGTGGGGCAGAAGCTGGTGCACGTCAAAGTCAGCTGGGCATCCGTTATCCAGATTTCCTCCATTATCACCGTTTCCGTTATCACCATCACCATTTCCGTTTCCATCTCCTCCGTTGTCACCACCGTTGTCGCCGCCATTGTCGCCACCATTATCTCCACCGTTATCACCACCATTGTCTCCACCGTTGTCACCATCACCGTTTCCAGATTCACATCCAGCGTGTTTAGGCCAGTCGCAAACCTAAATTGTATTTATACAAGgtattaatgacatcgtaacgaaaactttgagggatgatttagaccatgattgtgagttgatattaagtagaattttccgccgcaaatgtatagaattgaaaataatttaaaaaatatgaaaaataatcatgaattttgcgacaaattggacaatcattggtttaggcttgtgctgaaTTCCGAACCTGCTACCTCAAAGTAAGAAGCAATTCTGATTTTTTTTACTGAACTGATTCTTAATCCCaagaaaaaaacattgaatTAATTTAGCTACTTACTTATCATTTTTGGTGTAAATATCAAATTTTGTAACCAGTATCTCCTTATTAAGTAAAGCtccgcaataaagtatatttattattatatttatatatgtgttAAGGGATTTTGTTCTTAAACCTTTCACAATAAAGTTCATTCTACCTATTTTATATGATTATAGCTCCAAGCGTGGCTCTGcagaattattataatttgtgcAGATTGAAAATATGAAAACCTATTCATATATCTTCTTACTTTCTTTATTAATAGAATCTTCTTTTTCAAACTATTACTTACTTGAAGGTTGGGGTTGAAGTGAAGTCCAGCGGGGCAAATCTGTTCTACTTTCTTTCCGAAGACGCAGTTGTAGAAGCGACCGCAGTCAGATTCGTGGGGCAAAAGTTGGTGAACATCGAAGTCAGCTGGGCAGCCATTTTCCAGAGTACCGTCACCATTTCCATTTCCATCACCACCATTGTCGCCACCGTTCTCTCCGCTGTTGCTACCGTTGTTACCACCATCCTCTCCGCTGTTGCTACCGCTGCTACCACCATCCTCTCCGCTGTTGCTACCGTTGTTACCACCATCCTCTCCGCTGTTGCTACCGTTGCTACCGCCATCCTCTCCGCTATTGCTACCACTATCCTCTCCGCTGTTGCTACCGTTGCTACCACCATCCTCTCCGCTGTTGCTACCGTTGCTACCACCATCCTCTCCGCTGTTGCTACCGTTGTTATCACCATTTCCGTTTCCATCGCCACCGTTGTCACCACCACCATTGCCAGATTCGCATCCAGCGTTGTGAGGCCAGTCACAGACCTGAAATGAAGTTCGTTCATAACAGATATCCGCCCATTCGCGTACAAATAGTCAAGTATCCATTGTAACGTtgatagaaaaataatttattaataaaatgaatagTGACATAGCGTTTCCTATGGCACTAGAAATATTactttaagtttaaaaaaatcttattaacaTTTTTGTGGAAGAATAAAAGTATTGTACGTTAAATGATACTTACTTGGATTTTGGGGTTGAAGTGAAGTCCAGCGGGGCAAATCTGTTCTACTTTCTTTCCGAACACGCAGGTGTAGAAGCGACCGCAGTCATATTCATGTGGCAGAAGTTGGTGAACGTCGAAATCGGCTGGGCATCCGTTATCCAAGTGGCCTCCGTTATCACCGTTTCCGTTTCCGTCACCTCCGTTGTCACCGCCATTATCTCCATCACCATTTCCATTACCGCTGTTGTCACCTTCACCGCTGTTATCACCATCACTGTTTCCATTTCCATCACCATTTCCGGCTTCACATCCAGCGTTATTGGGCCAGTCACAGACCTGTAAATCGATTAAACTCATAAGACTGAGATTTTCAGACACAAAAGGTAGGctatggggtttggattttaaaagactATTCGGTTTTACGaggtttgaggagctcggtgacgcagcggtaaatgcgctcggtctgcgattgttgaagttaagcaactttcgcaaaggccggtcatagaatgggtgaccacaaaaaaaaaagttttcatctcgagctcctccgtgcttcggaaggcacgttaagccgttgttcccggttgcattagcagtcgttaataaccaccaatccgcactgggcccgcgtggtggtttaaggcccgatctccctatccatccatagggaaggcccgtgccccagcagtggggacgttaatgggctggtgatgatgattcggTTTTACGACTTTCATAGTACTTCAGATCAGGtttgaaaagtttatttaaaaaggaATTATGTGTACTGAAAAGctctaatttaaatatataatgttCTTAGTCTAAACAAACGTAAGAGGAAGAAGAAAGAGGttagcaaaaaatatatatgtgtaggaaaattcaaaatgtaaccACGTACtaaaaactaaatacttacttgGATTTTGGGGTTGAAGTGGAGTCCAGCGGGGCAATTCTGTTCTACCTTCTTTCCGAAGACGCAGTTGTAGAAGCGACCGCATTCAGATTCGTGGGGTAGGAGCTTGTGCACGTCGAAGTCGGCTGGGCATCCGTTATCCAGATTTCCTCCGTTATCACCGTTTCCGTTTCCATTGTCACCATCACCGCTTCCATCACCGTCACCATTTCCGTTACCGTCACCATTTCCGTTACCGTCACCGTTGTCACCATCGCCGTTTCCGTCACCGCTACCGTGTTCACAGTCTACGTTCCGTGGCCAGTCGCAGACCTGGAAAGGTTACGGGtttacttagtaaaaaaaaaaaaaaatacttggtaaccacaggcttcgtcaacaATGTAATTGTAAACAGTCAGTGAagtccacggaatagaagaggttggaagggccaagtgagcgtgaaacgcgcgccatacaagtataagcaaatagttcatacttcaactttgcactccactcgtccgcaaactttaaaACATACGGATCTcagcgatagtatattaaaaggtcgtcttgtgtattataacctgcagggcaatagGCCAAATATTGATGAAATCTAAGGGAATGCAAACAGTGCCTGACAAAACTTTAAGAGCAATGTCACACTTATCCGTAACGTTCTTGAAGTATAGACAGGCTTGCTCTCTGTCATTGACGCGCTCATCTACATCTCTTTAATCACCAATtgtccctggctttgactccaagcgaaaaatctggacacgactaaaccggtgtaggaccgactatggaaagtcaaaccatcacctatgtagatggggcttaaaggagtcaccatactgtgaatgtggtcacccggaccaaaccatatctcacatagtgaacgagtgccctctgcaccggttcccaggtggtatagccgagctgcattgtgtgacggatgcagcaaagacttggttaagggagcttaagctggatatttgatccaagaaggatatttgtctgccatacgcaataataatctaCATCTCtgtattttaaaagaatatcTCATTAAAAgtgtttaacggcctctgtggtccagtggttgagcgttggactcacgatccggaggccccgggttcgaatcccggtggggacatatcacaaaaatcactttgtgatccctagtttggttaggacattacaggctgatcacctgattgtccgaaagtaagatgatccgtgcttcggaaggcacgttaagccgttggtcccggttactacttactgatgtaagtaagtagtcgttacatgagtcatgtcaggggcctttggcggctcaatagtaaccctgacaccagggttgatgaggttggtacgtcacctcacaacccacacgataagaagattaaaaGTGTTAATTACATTCAAACTtacgaaaataatgataaaattgcagcctatcacataaaatatatatcgtgCGTTTCTTTAGCGAGAAAAAAACTGATATTAGTAAGTCAAATAGATATATAGATATTAGTAAGTCGTTTCCTTGCCAGCTTttctttttacgtgacttattgtagatttgccgcagatggcattaactacttggctggacaaatggggaccactgatggctctcacccggtacaacgtttaagacaacaggcctgagggtaccctgttgagcgcaaacctcggctcagggcgtcatctgagagtaaaaatgtttgaaagaatgaatcaaccctagtgggtcgtaagcgctgattgagggaaatcgtcgaccacgccggcggggtcggtatcgcggtCCATTTCCTTGCCAGCGGTGGGACAACTGCCTATAGAATTGAATATGAGAATAAGTACTCCGTCATAGCCCTGTtcataggcacgttaagccgttggtcccggttactacttac
The Pectinophora gossypiella chromosome 26, ilPecGoss1.1, whole genome shotgun sequence DNA segment above includes these coding regions:
- the LOC126378331 gene encoding uncharacterized transmembrane protein DDB_G0289901-like isoform X1; translation: MIAKLLLLALLGLAHARPHADEEPLTETLTPHDLCPKELKHLLLPHEYDCTKFYYCEYGYRREPARDCSPGTVFDDDRQVCVHPAETNCTLPGVPPATTAKPEETEITQEPTTKEPVTQEPTTQEPVTQEPTTKEPVTQEPTTKEPTTQEPLTQEPTTQKPVTQEPTTQEPTTKEPTTQEPTTQEPVTQEPTTQKPVTQEPETEAPVEPAPEPKPETDNGAGDLPNGCPADFDVHRLLPHESDCSKFYYCNFGGLVLRQCAPGTLFNPKLQVCDWPRNVDCEHGSGDGNGDGDNGDGNGNGDGNGNGDGDGSGDGDNGNGNGDNGGNLDNGCPADFDVHKLLPHESECGRFYNCVFGKKVEQNCPAGLHFNPKIQVCDWPNNAGCEAGNGDGNGNSDGDNSGEGDNSGNGNGDGDNGGDNGGDGNGNGDNGGHLDNGCPADFDVHQLLPHEYDCGRFYTCVFGKKVEQICPAGLHFNPKIQVCDWPHNAGCESGNGGGDNGGDGNGNGDNNGSNSGEDGGSNGSNSGEDGGSNGSNSGEDSGSNSGEDGGSNGSNSGEDGGNNGSNSGEDGGSSGSNSGEDGGNNGSNSGENGGDNGGDGNGNGDGTLENGCPADFDVHQLLPHESDCGRFYNCVFGKKVEQICPAGLHFNPNLQVCDWPKHAGCESGNGDGDNGGDNGGDNGGDNGGDNGGDNGGDNGGDGNGNGDGDNGNGDNGGNLDNGCPADFDVHQLLPHESDCGRFYNCVFGKKVEQNCPAGLHFNPKIQVCDWPSAAGCESGNGGGDNGGDGNGDGDNGGDGNGDGDNSGDGNGNGDNGGHLDNGCPADFDVHQLLPHEYDCGRFYTCVFGKKVEQICPAGLHFNPKIQVCDWPDNAGCESGDGNGSGDNGGDNSGDNGGDSGVDSGENGGDNGSNSGENGGNNGSNSGEDSGSSGSNSGEDGGSSGSNSGEDGGSSGGNSGEDGGSSGSNSGEDGGNNGSNSGEDGGNNGSNSGENGGDNGGDNGGDSGENGGDNGGDGNGNGNGTLENGCPTDFSVHQLLPHEYDCGRFYTCVFGEKVVQNCPAGLHFNPKIQVCDWPSVAGCESGNGNGDNGGDGNGDGDNGNGDGDGDNGNGDGDNGGNLDNGCPADFDVHQLLPHETDCGRFYTCVFGEKVEQKCPAGLHFNPKIQVCDWPSVAGCESGNGDGDNGGDGNGDGDNGNGDGDNGNGDGDNGNGDGDNGNGNGDNGGNLDNGCPADFDVHQLLPHESDCGRFYTCVFGEKVEQKCPAGLHFNPKIQVCDWPANAGCEANSGEDGGDNGGDNSGENSGEDGGDHGGDNGGDNGGNNSGENGGDSGVDSGENGGDNGSNSGENGGDNGSNSGENGGDNGSNSGENGGDNGSNSGENGGDNGSNSGENGGDNGSNSGENGGDSGSNSGENGGDNGSNSGENGGDSGSNSGENGGDNGNNSGENGGDSGEDGGEDNGNGGETEPDHSKCSDACNILPWAHETACDKYWRCEGEKAVLVICAEGLHFNARTGTCDFICNANCTRNNVQTTGDANGLKIFVPWDKVNDSMRDIYDV
- the LOC126378331 gene encoding uncharacterized transmembrane protein DDB_G0289901-like isoform X3, with translation MIAKLLLLALLGLAHARPHADEEPLTETLTPHDLCPKELKHLLLPHEYDCTKFYYCEYGYRREPARDCSPGTVFDDDRQVCVHPAETNCTLPGVPPATTAKPEETEITQEPTTKEPVTQEPTTQEPVTQEPTTKEPVTQEPTTKEPTTQEPLTQEPTTQKPVTQEPTTQEPTTKEPTTQEPTTQEPVTQEPTTQKPVTQEPETEAPVEPAPEPKPETDNGAGDLPNGCPADFDVHRLLPHESDCSKFYYCNFGGLVLRQCAPGTLFNPKLQVCDWPRNVDCEHGSGDGNGDGDNGDGNGNGDGNGNGDGDGSGDGDNGNGNGDNGGNLDNGCPADFDVHKLLPHESECGRFYNCVFGKKVEQNCPAGLHFNPKIQVCDWPNNAGCEAGNGDGNGNSDGDNSGEGDNSGNGNGDGDNGGDNGGDGNGNGDNGGHLDNGCPADFDVHQLLPHEYDCGRFYTCVFGKKVEQICPAGLHFNPKIQVCDWPHNAGCESGNGGGDNGGDGNGNGDNNGSNSGEDGGSNGSNSGEDGGSNGSNSGEDSGSNSGEDGGSNGSNSGEDGGNNGSNSGEDGGSSGSNSGEDGGNNGSNSGENGGDNGGDGNGNGDGTLENGCPADFDVHQLLPHESDCGRFYNCVFGKKVEQICPAGLHFNPNLQVCDWPKHAGCESGNGDGDNGGDNGGDNGGDNGGDNGGDNGGDNGGDGNGNGDGDNGNGDNGGNLDNGCPADFDVHQLLPHESDCGRFYNCVFGKKVEQNCPAGLHFNPKIQVCDWPDNAGCESGDGNGSGDNGGDNSGDNGGDSGVDSGENGGDNGSNSGENGGNNGSNSGEDSGSSGSNSGEDGGSSGSNSGEDGGSSGGNSGEDGGSSGSNSGEDGGNNGSNSGEDGGNNGSNSGENGGDNGGDNGGDSGENGGDNGGDGNGNGNGTLENGCPTDFSVHQLLPHEYDCGRFYTCVFGEKVVQNCPAGLHFNPKIQVCDWPSVAGCESGNGNGDNGGDGNGDGDNGNGDGDGDNGNGDGDNGGNLDNGCPADFDVHQLLPHETDCGRFYTCVFGEKVEQKCPAGLHFNPKIQVCDWPSVAGCESGNGDGDNGGDGNGDGDNGNGDGDNGNGDGDNGNGDGDNGNGNGDNGGNLDNGCPADFDVHQLLPHESDCGRFYTCVFGEKVEQKCPAGLHFNPKIQVCDWPANAGCEANSGEDGGDNGGDNSGENSGEDGGDHGGDNGGDNGGNNSGENGGDSGVDSGENGGDNGSNSGENGGDNGSNSGENGGDNGSNSGENGGDNGSNSGENGGDNGSNSGENGGDNGSNSGENGGDSGSNSGENGGDNGSNSGENGGDSGSNSGENGGDNGNNSGENGGDSGEDGGEDNGNGGETEPDHSKCSDACNILPWAHETACDKYWRCEGEKAVLVICAEGLHFNARTGTCDFICNANCTRNNVQTTGDANGLKIFVPWDKVNDSMRDIYDV
- the LOC126378331 gene encoding uncharacterized protein DDB_G0290685-like isoform X10; its protein translation is MIAKLLLLALLGLAHARPHADEEPLTETLTPHDLCPKELKHLLLPHEYDCTKFYYCEYGYRREPARDCSPGTVFDDDRQVCVHPAETNCTLPGVPPATTAKPEETEITQEPTTKEPVTQEPTTQEPVTQEPTTKEPVTQEPTTKEPTTQEPLTQEPTTQKPVTQEPTTQEPTTKEPTTQEPTTQEPVTQEPTTQKPVTQEPETEAPVEPAPEPKPETDNGAGDLPNGCPADFDVHRLLPHESDCSKFYYCNFGGLVLRQCAPGTLFNPKLQVCDWPRNVDCEHGSGDGNGDGDNGDGNGNGDGNGNGDGDGSGDGDNGNGNGDNGGNLDNGCPADFDVHKLLPHESECGRFYNCVFGKKVEQNCPAGLHFNPKIQVCDWPNNAGCEAGNGDGNGNSDGDNSGEGDNSGNGNGDGDNGGDNGGDGNGNGDNGGHLDNGCPADFDVHQLLPHEYDCGRFYTCVFGKKVEQICPAGLHFNPKIQVCDWPHNAGCESGNGGGDNGGDGNGNGDNNGSNSGEDGGSNGSNSGEDGGSNGSNSGEDSGSNSGEDGGSNGSNSGEDGGNNGSNSGEDGGSSGSNSGEDGGNNGSNSGENGGDNGGDGNGNGDGTLENGCPADFDVHQLLPHESDCGRFYNCVFGKKVEQICPAGLHFNPNLQVCDWPKHAGCESGNGDGDNGGDNGGDNGGDNGGDNGGDNGGDNGGDGNGNGDGDNGNGDNGGNLDNGCPADFDVHQLLPHESDCGRFYNCVFGKKVEQNCPAGLHFNPKIQVCDWPSAAGCESGNGGGDNGGDGNGDGDNGGDGNGDGDNSGDGNGNGDNGGHLDNGCPADFDVHQLLPHEYDCGRFYTCVFGKKVEQICPAGLHFNPKIQVCDWPSVAGCESGNGNGDNGGDGNGDGDNGNGDGDGDNGNGDGDNGGNLDNGCPADFDVHQLLPHETDCGRFYTCVFGEKVEQKCPAGLHFNPKIQVCDWPSVAGCESGNGDGDNGGDGNGDGDNGNGDGDNGNGDGDNGNGDGDNGNGNGDNGGNLDNGCPADFDVHQLLPHESDCGRFYTCVFGEKVEQKCPAGLHFNPKIQVCDWPANAGCEANSGEDGGDNGGDNSGENSGEDGGDHGGDNGGDNGGNNSGENGGDSGVDSGENGGDNGSNSGENGGDNGSNSGENGGDNGSNSGENGGDNGSNSGENGGDNGSNSGENGGDNGSNSGENGGDSGSNSGENGGDNGSNSGENGGDSGSNSGENGGDNGNNSGENGGDSGEDGGEDNGNGGETEPDHSKCSDACNILPWAHETACDKYWRCEGEKAVLVICAEGLHFNARTGTCDFICNANCTRNNVQTTGDANGLKIFVPWDKVNDSMRDIYDV
- the LOC126378331 gene encoding uncharacterized transmembrane protein DDB_G0289901-like isoform X2 codes for the protein MIAKLLLLALLGLAHARPHADEEPLTETLTPHDLCPKELKHLLLPHEYDCTKFYYCEYGYRREPARDCSPGTVFDDDRQVCVHPAETNCTLPGVPPATTAKPEETEITQEPTTKEPVTQEPTTQEPVTQEPTTKEPVTQEPTTKEPTTQEPLTQEPTTQKPVTQEPTTQEPTTKEPTTQEPTTQEPVTQEPTTQKPVTQEPETEAPVEPAPEPKPETDNGAGDLPNGCPADFDVHRLLPHESDCSKFYYCNFGGLVLRQCAPGTLFNPKLQVCDWPRNVDCEHGSGDGNGDGDNGDGNGNGDGNGNGDGDGSGDGDNGNGNGDNGGNLDNGCPADFDVHKLLPHESECGRFYNCVFGKKVEQNCPAGLHFNPKIQVCDWPNNAGCEAGNGDGNGNSDGDNSGEGDNSGNGNGDGDNGGDNGGDGNGNGDNGGHLDNGCPADFDVHQLLPHEYDCGRFYTCVFGKKVEQICPAGLHFNPKIQVCDWPHNAGCESGNGGGDNGGDGNGNGDNNGSNSGEDGGSNGSNSGEDGGSNGSNSGEDSGSNSGEDGGSNGSNSGEDGGNNGSNSGEDGGSSGSNSGEDGGNNGSNSGENGGDNGGDGNGNGDGTLENGCPADFDVHQLLPHESDCGRFYNCVFGKKVEQICPAGLHFNPNLQVCDWPKHAGCESGNGDGDNGGDNGGDNGGDNGGDNGGDNGGDNGGDGNGNGDGDNGNGDNGGNLDNGCPADFDVHQLLPHESDCGRFYNCVFGKKVEQNCPAGLHFNPKIQVCDWPSAAGCESGNGGGDNGGDGNGDGDNGGDGNGDGDNSGDGNGNGDNGGHLDNGCPADFDVHQLLPHEYDCGRFYTCVFGKKVEQICPAGLHFNPKIQVCDWPDNAGCESGDGNGSGDNGGDNSGDNGGDSGVDSGENGGDNGSNSGENGGNNGSNSGEDSGSSGSNSGEDGGSSGSNSGEDGGSSGGNSGEDGGSSGSNSGEDGGNNGSNSGEDGGNNGSNSGENGGDNGGDNGGDSGENGGDNGGDGNGNGNGTLENGCPTDFSVHQLLPHEYDCGRFYTCVFGEKVVQNCPAGLHFNPKIQVCDWPSVAGCESGNGDGDNGGDGNGDGDNGNGDGDNGNGDGDNGNGDGDNGNGNGDNGGNLDNGCPADFDVHQLLPHESDCGRFYTCVFGEKVEQKCPAGLHFNPKIQVCDWPANAGCEANSGEDGGDNGGDNSGENSGEDGGDHGGDNGGDNGGNNSGENGGDSGVDSGENGGDNGSNSGENGGDNGSNSGENGGDNGSNSGENGGDNGSNSGENGGDNGSNSGENGGDNGSNSGENGGDSGSNSGENGGDNGSNSGENGGDSGSNSGENGGDNGNNSGENGGDSGEDGGEDNGNGGETEPDHSKCSDACNILPWAHETACDKYWRCEGEKAVLVICAEGLHFNARTGTCDFICNANCTRNNVQTTGDANGLKIFVPWDKVNDSMRDIYDV